From Algoriphagus sp. NG3, the proteins below share one genomic window:
- a CDS encoding DUF4421 domain-containing protein has protein sequence MIRFQVLLVCFLFLTFHNVFGQFGGYDSAYVETQPDKFGLRLYLSKKYTDLNVRVPETSSSYIFRPNSGLNMGLGFTYQNLSINIAFPVGFLNPDRQKDWPFSLDLQSHIYAPKIIVDFFGQFYGGYKIDAEELSETNEDYLREDMRLASVGVNFNYLFSGEKLSLAAAFTQADIQKKSAYSPFVGFEVYGGRMKGDSLLLPTAEVPASVNFQQAGYFQAGPNAGMAGTLVIGRGFFLTGVAAVNLSVGYSKWESDTESRGWGAVPTYYLRGFGGYNGERFSVNVNYVYKNLNLVKVGDYDQAVNTGNYRVNLIYKIMPSEKFKKGFNKVNPLSILSQLLTRQ, from the coding sequence ATGATCCGCTTTCAGGTACTCCTAGTGTGCTTCTTGTTTTTGACTTTCCACAATGTCTTTGGGCAATTTGGGGGATATGATTCTGCTTATGTGGAAACTCAGCCTGATAAATTTGGATTACGATTGTATCTCTCCAAAAAATATACTGATTTAAATGTTAGGGTACCGGAAACCTCCTCATCTTATATTTTTAGGCCTAACTCAGGATTAAATATGGGATTGGGGTTCACTTACCAGAATCTGTCTATCAATATAGCTTTCCCCGTGGGGTTTTTGAACCCCGACCGACAGAAGGATTGGCCTTTCAGTCTTGATCTGCAATCCCATATCTATGCTCCAAAGATAATAGTTGATTTTTTTGGGCAATTCTATGGCGGCTATAAGATTGACGCTGAAGAGCTATCAGAAACCAATGAAGACTATCTAAGAGAAGATATGCGATTGGCTTCTGTGGGCGTGAACTTTAATTACTTGTTTTCCGGAGAAAAGCTTTCTCTTGCAGCTGCATTCACCCAAGCGGATATCCAGAAAAAGTCTGCTTATTCTCCTTTTGTGGGATTTGAGGTCTATGGTGGCAGAATGAAAGGGGATTCATTGCTGTTGCCTACAGCTGAAGTGCCCGCTTCTGTGAATTTCCAGCAGGCAGGGTATTTTCAGGCAGGACCAAATGCAGGGATGGCGGGTACATTGGTGATAGGGAGAGGTTTCTTTTTGACGGGTGTAGCGGCAGTAAATCTAAGTGTGGGCTATTCAAAATGGGAGAGCGATACCGAAAGTAGGGGATGGGGCGCTGTTCCTACCTATTATTTAAGAGGATTTGGTGGCTACAATGGGGAGAGATTTTCTGTAAATGTTAATTATGTTTACAAAAATCTTAATCTGGTGAAAGTAGGAGATTATGATCAGGCAGTCAATACCGGTAATTATCGTGTTAACCTGATTTATAAAATCATGCCGAGCGAAAAATTCAAAAAAGGATTCAATAAGGTTAATCCTCTCAGTATACTTTCTCAACTATTGACCAGGCAGTGA
- a CDS encoding YraN family protein, whose translation MAEHNETGKQAEQMAADFLIAKGYELVTMNYRYKHAEIDLILKHKGLLIFVEVKFRSGTGFGFAEEFVDATKRRLIIKAADQYIYEIDWHNDIRFDIVGVYRDRLGNINFRHFEDAFY comes from the coding sequence ATGGCTGAACACAATGAGACCGGTAAACAGGCTGAGCAAATGGCTGCTGATTTTTTGATAGCAAAAGGCTATGAACTAGTCACAATGAACTACCGATACAAACATGCTGAGATAGATTTGATTTTAAAGCATAAAGGACTGTTAATTTTTGTTGAAGTCAAGTTTAGATCAGGTACTGGCTTTGGTTTTGCAGAAGAATTTGTGGATGCTACCAAGCGGAGGCTCATCATCAAGGCGGCTGATCAGTACATTTATGAAATAGATTGGCATAATGATATCCGGTTTGATATTGTCGGCGTTTATAGAGATCGCCTTGGCAATATAAATTTCCGTCATTTTGAGGATGCTTTTTATTAA
- a CDS encoding glycosyltransferase family 2 protein, with protein sequence MNPIVSIIIPCYNQAHFLAETIGSVFKSTYPNLEIIIVNDGSTDNTQEIAEGFTENHSNVYLLNQKNFGVTHARNAGIEFSRGKYILPLDGDDLISPKYVKDAVEILERRPEVKVVYCEAVKFDGKAQRLWNLKPFSLNALARDNMIFVSGVFRKCDCLAAGGYSENMKMGREDWEFWIKMLKNGGEVVKLPYIGFYYRLHAASKRKKTGTPQKKRERIAYLNKHHADFFNRELNGPLRYQRTLSKPFNTFLKLIGKL encoded by the coding sequence TTGAACCCTATCGTTTCCATCATCATCCCTTGTTACAATCAGGCGCATTTTCTTGCGGAAACCATTGGATCAGTTTTCAAATCCACTTATCCCAACTTAGAAATTATTATTGTAAATGATGGCTCAACAGACAATACCCAAGAAATAGCAGAGGGTTTCACTGAGAATCATAGCAATGTTTATTTATTGAACCAAAAGAATTTCGGTGTCACCCATGCAAGAAACGCTGGAATAGAATTCTCCAGAGGCAAATATATTTTACCCTTGGATGGAGACGATTTGATTTCTCCCAAATATGTCAAGGATGCTGTTGAAATTCTAGAAAGACGGCCTGAGGTAAAAGTTGTCTATTGTGAAGCGGTGAAATTTGATGGAAAAGCCCAAAGACTCTGGAACTTAAAACCTTTCAGTCTAAATGCGCTGGCAAGGGACAACATGATTTTTGTCAGCGGCGTCTTCCGAAAATGTGATTGTTTGGCAGCTGGAGGCTATAGCGAAAACATGAAAATGGGAAGAGAAGACTGGGAATTTTGGATAAAAATGCTGAAAAACGGAGGTGAGGTCGTCAAATTGCCATATATCGGGTTTTATTATAGACTACATGCTGCAAGTAAAAGAAAAAAAACAGGCACACCTCAGAAAAAGAGGGAACGGATCGCTTATCTAAATAAGCACCATGCTGATTTTTTCAACAGAGAGCTCAATGGCCCCCTTCGATACCAACGCACCTTATCTAAGCCCTTCAATACTTTTCTTAAGCTAATAGGAAAACTCTGA
- a CDS encoding 3'-5' exonuclease, whose product MADFFDQLNDILFLDIETASLTEKFEELPERIQEEWIKKEKLIQSAENNLNPGELYFDRAGIHAEFGQVVCVGVGYFQWKKKDKKLAFRSKCYAHEDERELLLEFKALLEKKKWILCAHNGKEFDFPYLCRRMLIQGVALPEPLQIAGRKPWEVRHLDTMELWKFGDYKHYTRLELLASIFGIPSSKDDLDGSQVNTTFHLEKDVEKIKKYCLRDVEVTARVYMAMHPQSDELEIEIIHLEDSKKERKD is encoded by the coding sequence ATGGCAGATTTTTTTGATCAACTGAATGATATTCTGTTTCTGGATATTGAAACGGCGTCTCTGACTGAGAAATTTGAGGAACTGCCAGAACGTATTCAGGAGGAGTGGATAAAAAAGGAAAAGCTGATACAATCCGCAGAAAACAATTTAAATCCCGGTGAGTTGTACTTCGACCGGGCAGGGATCCATGCTGAATTTGGACAGGTAGTCTGTGTGGGAGTGGGGTATTTTCAGTGGAAAAAGAAAGATAAAAAACTGGCTTTTAGGTCAAAATGTTATGCTCATGAAGATGAACGGGAACTTCTTTTGGAATTTAAGGCGTTGTTAGAAAAGAAAAAATGGATTCTTTGCGCTCACAATGGGAAAGAATTTGATTTCCCATACCTCTGCCGCAGAATGCTTATCCAAGGTGTTGCCTTACCCGAGCCTTTACAGATAGCCGGGAGAAAGCCGTGGGAGGTCCGTCATCTAGACACGATGGAGCTTTGGAAGTTTGGAGACTATAAGCACTACACCCGCCTGGAGCTTTTGGCTTCAATTTTTGGAATTCCATCTTCAAAGGATGATCTTGATGGAAGTCAGGTCAACACTACTTTTCATCTGGAAAAAGATGTAGAAAAAATAAAAAAATACTGTCTGAGAGATGTGGAAGTCACCGCCCGTGTATATATGGCCATGCACCCGCAGTCAGATGAATTAGAAATAGAAATCATCCATTTAGAAGATTCAAAAAAAGAACGTAAAGATTAA
- a CDS encoding polyprenyl synthetase family protein yields MTRKNHAHELLGKLENFIQNLPSALELGKSPRELYDPITYILSLDGKRIRPLLSLLSYGIYKPNPEAILSQASAVEVFHNFTLMHDDIMDDAPLRRGREAVHVKWNKNVAILSGDVMLVKAYDLLLLTPAEKLGEVIRLFNKTASEVCEGQQFDMNFESLETVTEEEYLTMIRLKTAVLLGFALQLGALLAGAENEDAQKLYDFGVNVGVGFQLKDDLLDVYADQTKFGKQVGGDIISNKKTFLLIKALELAKNEDKKLLDYWLSLADFDKAEKVKAVRAIYDKLGIKELTESKMNSYFQAGFAQYDAINFQNEDYFTELKKLTQDLIHREK; encoded by the coding sequence ATGACAAGAAAAAACCACGCGCACGAGTTATTAGGTAAGCTGGAAAACTTTATTCAGAACCTACCGAGTGCTTTAGAGTTAGGAAAATCACCCCGAGAACTTTATGATCCTATCACCTATATACTAAGCCTAGACGGTAAGCGAATCCGTCCATTGCTGAGTTTGTTATCCTATGGAATATATAAGCCGAATCCGGAAGCTATTTTAAGTCAGGCTTCAGCGGTAGAGGTTTTCCATAACTTCACACTCATGCACGATGACATCATGGATGATGCTCCCTTGCGTAGAGGAAGGGAAGCTGTACATGTAAAATGGAACAAGAATGTCGCCATACTTTCCGGAGATGTCATGCTTGTAAAAGCCTATGACTTACTACTGCTTACTCCTGCTGAAAAACTCGGAGAAGTTATTCGCCTTTTTAATAAAACGGCTTCCGAAGTATGTGAAGGGCAGCAGTTCGATATGAATTTTGAATCCTTAGAGACTGTGACGGAGGAGGAATACCTTACAATGATCCGCCTAAAGACTGCAGTGCTACTGGGATTTGCTCTCCAACTAGGCGCTTTGCTTGCCGGGGCAGAAAATGAAGACGCTCAGAAACTGTATGATTTTGGGGTGAATGTGGGAGTAGGTTTCCAGCTAAAAGATGACCTGCTCGATGTATATGCAGATCAGACAAAATTCGGCAAGCAAGTGGGTGGAGATATTATTTCCAACAAAAAGACTTTCCTCCTCATCAAGGCTTTGGAACTAGCCAAAAATGAGGACAAAAAGCTTTTGGACTATTGGCTTTCTCTTGCCGACTTTGATAAGGCTGAGAAAGTAAAGGCCGTGCGTGCTATCTATGATAAATTAGGAATTAAAGAGCTGACTGAATCTAAGATGAACTCCTATTTCCAAGCTGGTTTTGCCCAATATGACGCGATTAATTTCCAAAATGAAGATTACTTCACCGAACTCAAAAAATTAACTCAGGACTTGATTCACAGAGAAAAATAA
- the lipB gene encoding lipoyl(octanoyl) transferase LipB: MNEIINKRVEFRDLGYLDYQKAWDYQEKLFADTVALKIKNRSLDIHEQSPTENYILFVEHPHVFTLGKSGKEENLLLDKSGLSNYNAQYFKINRGGDITYHGPGQLVGYPILDLDNFFTDIHKYLRFLEEAIILTLGDFGIEAGRIEGLTGVWVDHIKQQNPRKICAMGVKSSRWVTMHGFAFNVNTDISYFSHIVPCGIDDKAVTSLQMELGSPVEMQEVKEKVKLHLVALFEMEVTDTA, translated from the coding sequence ATGAATGAAATTATCAATAAAAGAGTAGAATTCCGAGACTTAGGTTATTTAGATTACCAAAAAGCGTGGGATTATCAGGAAAAACTATTTGCTGATACCGTGGCTTTAAAGATCAAAAACAGATCTTTGGACATTCATGAGCAGTCTCCCACAGAAAACTACATCTTATTTGTAGAGCACCCGCATGTATTTACGCTAGGCAAAAGTGGCAAGGAGGAAAACCTGCTTTTGGATAAATCCGGTTTGAGTAACTATAATGCCCAGTACTTCAAAATCAACCGAGGAGGAGACATCACTTATCATGGGCCTGGACAGTTGGTGGGTTATCCGATTTTGGATCTGGATAATTTCTTTACTGACATTCACAAATATCTCAGATTTCTTGAAGAAGCGATCATTTTAACCTTAGGCGATTTTGGGATTGAAGCAGGGAGAATAGAAGGTCTTACCGGGGTATGGGTGGATCATATAAAGCAGCAAAACCCCAGAAAAATCTGTGCGATGGGTGTAAAATCGAGCAGATGGGTCACCATGCATGGTTTTGCTTTTAATGTGAATACGGATATCAGCTACTTTAGCCATATCGTCCCCTGTGGTATAGATGACAAAGCTGTCACATCGCTTCAAATGGAACTCGGAAGTCCAGTGGAAATGCAGGAAGTCAAAGAAAAAGTAAAGCTACATCTCGTGGCATTATTTGAAATGGAGGTTACAGATACAGCCTAA
- a CDS encoding HPF/RaiA family ribosome-associated protein → MNYTEHYRGIKIDVQAPHVEVDEAVQVELRSCIDKLVRFTHDINEVNLYINIEGNGGAAISKLGMRVAIPGPDIYADEDGDNWIGMLKSVTDKNIRQLQKVKK, encoded by the coding sequence ATGAATTACACTGAACACTATAGGGGGATCAAGATCGATGTCCAAGCACCGCATGTTGAGGTAGATGAAGCTGTCCAGGTTGAACTGAGATCGTGTATAGATAAGCTTGTCCGATTCACCCACGACATCAATGAAGTGAACTTATATATTAATATAGAGGGGAATGGAGGTGCTGCTATTTCAAAATTGGGCATGCGTGTAGCGATACCTGGACCGGATATCTATGCAGATGAGGATGGGGATAATTGGATAGGTATGTTGAAATCAGTGACAGATAAGAATATCAGGCAACTTCAAAAAGTAAAAAAATGA
- a CDS encoding rhomboid family intramembrane serine protease, with product MELSITVVLIIITAICSYFGINNAAFMDRCMFIPYKIKRQNQWDRFLTSGFIHKDYIHLLFNMFTFYFFGAVVEQLLIYRFGLITGGSIYVIFYLLGIIISDIPTYLKNKDNSYYRALGASGGTAATVFASIIILPLSDICLFGIVCLPGFALGILFLIYSAVQARKGSDGINHDAHFYGAVFGIAVILIIFPQSGANFIQEIISYHPF from the coding sequence ATGGAATTATCTATTACAGTTGTCCTGATAATTATCACTGCTATTTGCAGTTATTTTGGGATCAATAATGCGGCATTTATGGATCGCTGCATGTTCATACCTTACAAAATCAAGCGACAAAACCAGTGGGACAGATTCCTGACGTCTGGATTTATCCATAAAGATTATATCCATCTTTTGTTCAACATGTTCACCTTTTACTTTTTCGGGGCCGTGGTAGAGCAGTTGTTGATTTATAGATTCGGCTTGATCACCGGAGGATCCATTTATGTGATTTTCTATTTGCTGGGTATCATCATTTCAGATATTCCTACCTACCTAAAGAACAAGGACAATAGTTATTATAGAGCTTTGGGGGCTTCTGGTGGAACAGCCGCAACAGTCTTCGCCAGCATTATTATTTTGCCCCTTTCAGATATCTGCTTATTTGGGATTGTATGCTTGCCTGGATTTGCACTTGGAATTCTATTTTTGATTTACTCTGCAGTACAGGCAAGAAAAGGTTCTGATGGAATAAATCATGACGCACACTTCTATGGAGCTGTTTTCGGCATTGCCGTAATCTTGATTATTTTTCCACAAAGTGGGGCAAATTTTATTCAGGAAATCATAAGCTACCACCCTTTCTAG
- a CDS encoding YSC84-related protein: protein MKKLTLTFFFALLGIVTYAQSDKKDKQIEADSQNAKEAFLKDDPSMQDLFDTSYGYIILPNVGKGGFGIGGAAGNGVAYQGGNHIGYAKMTQVTIGFQAGGQAYSEVVFFEDEEAFDRFKANNIEMSAQVSAVAAASGASANAKYVDGVAVFTRTKGGLMYEASVGGQQFKFREK from the coding sequence ATGAAAAAATTAACATTAACGTTCTTCTTTGCCCTATTGGGGATTGTCACCTATGCCCAAAGCGATAAGAAGGATAAGCAGATCGAGGCAGATAGCCAAAATGCAAAAGAAGCATTTCTGAAAGACGATCCCAGTATGCAGGATCTCTTTGATACTTCTTATGGATATATCATCCTGCCCAATGTAGGAAAAGGAGGTTTTGGTATAGGAGGGGCTGCCGGTAACGGAGTAGCTTATCAGGGTGGAAATCACATAGGATATGCCAAAATGACCCAAGTAACTATAGGTTTCCAAGCTGGGGGACAGGCATATTCGGAAGTGGTGTTTTTTGAAGATGAGGAAGCTTTTGATCGCTTCAAGGCTAATAATATAGAAATGTCTGCTCAGGTATCTGCTGTAGCTGCCGCATCCGGAGCCTCTGCCAATGCAAAATACGTGGATGGGGTGGCGGTATTTACCCGTACCAAAGGTGGACTGATGTATGAAGCCTCAGTAGGGGGGCAGCAGTTTAAATTCCGGGAAAAGTAA
- the rnr gene encoding ribonuclease R, translating into MGRKTNRNNSNKNKGGKQTDAASLARRILQFLDAHYGEEFNSKQIIKKLEIRDALTKGGVEPVLSKLVEAGSVSRNPRNYYSSTKDPEFIEGIVDFVNPRFAFIVPSNPEKVDGDILVKEADLKQALDGDKVRVMVYPLKGKTGRVEGKVLEVVERNRDEFVGRVEISPRFAFVVPDFKKMHKDIFVHRGGLNGAQHGEKVVVKLTEWREGDKNPTGEVTRVLGKAGEHEVEIHSIMAEFGLPFEYPEEPEKEAEAISEKITAKEIKKRKDFRDVLTFTIDPADAKDFDDAISYRKLENGNHEIGVHIADVTHYVQPKTALEKEAYNRATSVYLVDRTIPMLPERLSNGLCSLRPNEDKLTFACVFEVDDQANVKKHWIGKTVIHSDRRYAYEDAQENIDTQAGDFFEELTLLNEMAKKIRQRRFKHGAVNFETVEVKFKLDEKGTPLGLMIKERKDIHKLIEEFMLLANKYVAEFIFNKNKGKDTFVYRTHDSPDMDRLDTFSGFAKRFGHPFDIENEKNISTALNKLMEDIQGKPEQNVLEQLAIRSMAKAKYTTEPKGHFGLAFAHYSHFTSPIRRYPDMMVHRLLELYLEGGKSPDAEDWEQKCVHSSEREKRAADAERASIKYKQVEFMSLAEDKDYEGIVAGVTEWGVFVEITETKCEGMIRVQDMDDDYYDFDQKNMRLVGSKTKKMITLGDKVKVRVVNTDIDRRTIDLEFADNDKKKPRARVIR; encoded by the coding sequence ATGGGAAGAAAAACAAATAGAAATAACTCAAATAAAAATAAAGGGGGAAAACAAACCGACGCAGCCAGCCTGGCACGAAGGATCCTCCAATTTTTAGATGCTCACTACGGAGAGGAATTTAACTCCAAACAGATTATTAAGAAATTAGAAATCAGGGACGCTTTGACTAAGGGAGGAGTAGAACCTGTGCTAAGCAAACTGGTGGAAGCGGGTTCCGTTTCCAGAAACCCAAGAAACTATTATTCATCCACCAAGGACCCTGAATTCATTGAAGGTATCGTGGACTTTGTGAATCCCCGATTTGCATTTATAGTCCCAAGCAATCCAGAAAAAGTAGATGGGGATATTTTGGTGAAGGAAGCAGATCTCAAGCAAGCACTCGATGGGGACAAAGTCCGTGTGATGGTCTATCCGCTTAAAGGAAAAACCGGACGTGTGGAAGGTAAGGTACTGGAAGTGGTAGAAAGAAACCGGGATGAATTCGTAGGTCGGGTAGAAATATCTCCACGATTTGCATTTGTAGTTCCAGACTTCAAAAAAATGCATAAGGACATCTTTGTACACCGGGGAGGCCTGAACGGCGCTCAGCATGGAGAAAAAGTAGTAGTCAAATTAACTGAATGGAGAGAGGGTGACAAGAACCCAACCGGTGAAGTAACACGTGTCCTGGGTAAAGCCGGAGAGCATGAAGTAGAGATACACTCCATCATGGCAGAATTTGGGTTGCCTTTCGAGTATCCAGAGGAACCAGAAAAAGAAGCAGAAGCTATTTCGGAAAAAATCACTGCAAAAGAAATCAAGAAGCGTAAAGACTTTAGGGATGTATTGACCTTTACTATTGACCCTGCTGACGCAAAGGATTTTGATGATGCTATCTCATATAGGAAATTAGAAAATGGCAACCATGAAATCGGAGTCCACATCGCAGATGTGACCCACTATGTACAGCCAAAAACTGCCTTAGAGAAGGAGGCTTATAATCGGGCTACTTCTGTCTATTTGGTAGACAGGACTATACCTATGCTGCCTGAGCGCCTAAGCAATGGCTTATGCTCCCTTCGTCCCAATGAGGACAAACTGACATTTGCCTGTGTATTTGAAGTGGATGACCAAGCCAATGTAAAAAAACACTGGATAGGAAAAACCGTCATCCATTCTGACAGAAGATATGCCTATGAAGATGCTCAGGAAAATATAGACACTCAAGCTGGGGATTTCTTCGAGGAACTGACTTTGCTAAATGAAATGGCAAAGAAAATAAGACAACGTCGATTCAAACACGGGGCTGTTAACTTTGAAACAGTAGAAGTCAAATTCAAGCTGGATGAAAAAGGCACTCCGCTAGGACTGATGATCAAAGAGCGTAAAGACATCCATAAGCTTATTGAGGAATTCATGCTTTTGGCTAATAAATACGTTGCTGAATTTATTTTTAATAAGAATAAAGGAAAAGATACTTTTGTATATCGAACGCATGATTCACCGGACATGGATCGCTTAGACACCTTTTCCGGCTTTGCAAAACGATTTGGTCATCCCTTTGACATAGAAAATGAGAAGAATATTTCCACTGCGCTAAACAAGCTGATGGAAGACATCCAGGGCAAGCCTGAGCAAAATGTACTTGAGCAATTAGCGATCCGCAGTATGGCCAAAGCCAAATATACTACAGAACCGAAGGGTCACTTTGGGCTTGCATTTGCCCATTATTCCCATTTCACCTCCCCTATCAGAAGATACCCTGATATGATGGTGCACAGACTTCTCGAACTATACTTAGAAGGCGGCAAATCCCCCGATGCTGAAGATTGGGAACAAAAATGTGTTCATTCTTCAGAACGGGAAAAACGTGCCGCAGATGCCGAGAGAGCTTCCATCAAGTACAAGCAAGTGGAGTTTATGTCATTGGCTGAGGACAAGGATTACGAAGGAATTGTAGCCGGAGTGACCGAATGGGGAGTTTTCGTAGAAATCACTGAGACGAAGTGTGAAGGCATGATTAGAGTCCAGGACATGGATGATGATTACTACGACTTCGACCAGAAAAACATGCGGTTAGTGGGCTCGAAAACAAAAAAAATGATCACTTTGGGTGATAAAGTAAAGGTCAGGGTAGTAAATACTGATATTGACCGTAGAACGATAGATTTGGAATTTGCCGATAATGACAAGAAAAAACCACGCGCACGAGTTATTAGGTAA
- a CDS encoding pyridoxal phosphate-dependent aminotransferase encodes MNSILSDRIINMEESATLAMAKKARELKSQGIDIISLSLGEPDFKTPKHIQEAAKSAIDEGKYFSYPPVAGYQDLREAIAKKLREENEVNEAKAENIVVSTGAKHSIANVFMCMINEGDEVVIFSPYWVSYAEIIKLAGGVPVLIEGTLENNFKATAAQLEAAITPKTKGVIYSSPCNPTGSVFSKEELEAIAEVVKKHENIMVIADEIYEKINFAGRNYSIASFPGMFDRTITVNGFSKGYAMTGWRVGYICAPLWMAKAVEKIQGQFTSGGTGIAQRAALAGIAGDQAPTTEMANAYLRRRGLVLDLLRDIPGIKTHVPEGAFYFFPDVTSFFGKSAKGHDVKDADDLCLYLLAEAHVSLVTGAAFGAPACIRLSYAASDEELVDALGRMKKALGELA; translated from the coding sequence ATGAACTCTATTTTATCAGACCGGATAATCAATATGGAAGAATCAGCCACTCTTGCCATGGCCAAAAAAGCAAGAGAGCTGAAATCCCAAGGAATTGACATCATCAGCCTTAGCCTAGGCGAGCCTGACTTCAAAACACCTAAACATATCCAAGAAGCCGCAAAGAGTGCGATTGACGAAGGGAAGTACTTTTCATATCCTCCAGTAGCGGGTTATCAGGATTTGAGAGAGGCTATCGCTAAGAAACTTCGAGAAGAAAATGAAGTCAATGAAGCGAAAGCTGAGAACATCGTAGTCTCTACCGGTGCCAAGCATTCCATTGCGAATGTATTTATGTGTATGATCAATGAGGGTGATGAAGTGGTGATCTTCTCACCGTATTGGGTGAGCTATGCCGAGATCATCAAGTTGGCAGGTGGTGTGCCAGTGTTGATCGAAGGGACGTTGGAAAATAACTTCAAAGCTACTGCAGCCCAACTGGAAGCTGCCATCACTCCAAAAACAAAGGGGGTTATTTATTCCTCTCCTTGCAACCCAACTGGGTCTGTATTCAGTAAGGAAGAGCTAGAAGCCATCGCTGAAGTGGTAAAGAAGCATGAGAATATCATGGTGATCGCAGATGAAATCTATGAGAAAATCAATTTTGCCGGGAGAAATTATAGCATTGCGTCTTTTCCGGGAATGTTTGACAGAACCATCACTGTGAATGGCTTTTCCAAAGGTTATGCAATGACCGGCTGGAGAGTAGGATACATCTGTGCCCCACTTTGGATGGCTAAGGCAGTGGAAAAAATACAGGGACAATTTACTTCCGGAGGCACTGGTATAGCCCAGCGTGCCGCACTGGCAGGAATAGCCGGAGACCAAGCTCCTACTACTGAGATGGCAAATGCTTACCTGAGAAGAAGAGGCCTGGTACTTGATCTACTTCGTGATATCCCAGGTATAAAAACCCACGTGCCCGAAGGTGCATTTTATTTCTTTCCTGATGTGACCTCATTCTTTGGTAAATCTGCCAAAGGACATGATGTAAAAGACGCGGATGATCTTTGCCTGTATCTTTTGGCTGAAGCTCATGTGTCTCTTGTGACAGGAGCGGCTTTTGGTGCACCGGCTTGTATCAGGCTTTCTTATGCCGCCTCTGATGAGGAACTGGTGGATGCGCTGGGTAGAATGAAGAAAGCACTTGGCGAACTGGCTTAA
- a CDS encoding glycosyltransferase family 2 protein, with protein MAEVLVITPVKNSLGTTLDTAKAIAGSSVAVRHIIFNDFSSEETKEGLEANEAEIGYEVIHLEDHTDHPSPNYKLVLQMAQKMAEEDGLPLLVVESDVVVAHNTIAELLDFQKSSKKSGLVGSVTVDEDGVVNFPYLKFKGVKEAVIETNRSLSFCCTLFSREFLDRYDFIGLDEAKDWYDTFISKKSVELGFNNHVLMNAPVWHRPHASRPWKQLKYSNPLKYYFLKFWKGMDKI; from the coding sequence ATGGCTGAAGTACTAGTAATCACCCCCGTAAAAAATTCTCTCGGAACCACCCTGGATACGGCAAAAGCAATTGCCGGGTCTTCTGTGGCTGTACGTCATATTATTTTCAATGACTTTAGCTCTGAAGAAACCAAAGAGGGCTTAGAGGCAAATGAAGCAGAAATCGGCTATGAGGTGATTCACTTGGAGGATCATACAGATCACCCATCACCTAACTACAAGCTGGTGCTGCAGATGGCTCAGAAGATGGCTGAAGAGGATGGGTTGCCTCTTTTGGTCGTTGAATCTGATGTAGTGGTGGCGCACAACACTATAGCCGAATTGCTGGACTTTCAGAAATCCAGCAAAAAATCAGGATTGGTAGGGTCGGTGACTGTCGATGAAGACGGTGTGGTTAATTTCCCTTACCTGAAATTCAAAGGCGTGAAAGAAGCAGTCATAGAGACAAACCGTAGTTTGAGTTTTTGCTGCACGCTTTTTTCCCGGGAATTTTTAGATCGATATGATTTTATAGGCCTTGATGAAGCTAAGGATTGGTACGATACTTTTATTTCCAAAAAATCAGTAGAACTTGGTTTTAATAATCATGTGCTGATGAATGCTCCTGTCTGGCATAGACCACATGCGAGCAGACCTTGGAAGCAGCTTAAGTACTCAAATCCTTTAAAATATTATTTTCTGAAGTTTTGGAAAGGGATGGATAAGATTTGA